AGATGCGTTTCCAGTAGGTCCAAAACATCTCAGTCCAGCAGCAGTCAGATCATCGATAATTCCTACCAAAAACAAGCACAAGGAAGGAAGCTCCGTGATCTAAGGAACCCCAAACGTTCTACTAACTAATAACTCCCTACAGGGATATTCCATACCAAATATACATCTTAGGCACCCATAAAAACATTCTCAGCCGTGTATAAATCTCAGGTAAATCCAAGCCCAGACTGGCCAGCAGGAAAATGCCTTTCTGTCTTCTCatccataaaaatgtatacattttaaatcatcTAAATTATCATTAAACCTTGagaaccatgttgatttcagattaaataatatatttatattataataaacatacagttattaccagacatgagcagtctcagacTATTAACCTCCTCCaataccagacatgagcagtctcaaGGAATTAACCCCTCTGTAACCagatacacacaaaaacacagtcAGGCAAACAAACACGCtcacacacctatcacacacacacagtgggtTTCTTATCTTGTGTAGGCTGAAGCTTCCACTGAGGGTTTGAGCCAACCAGGAGAGGCTCCTaaactctcagccaatcagaagactTGAGCAGTCTCTTGTGCTTGAGACCTTTACtcagtcccattgcgggacctGTGGACACCCTAGTGGAGAAACCTTCTAGTGTCCCGCCTTCATAGGAGCATTTGTTTCTTTAACCATTATTTCTCTttctcaattagtgcacccactatatatatatatatatatatatatattcagggtTTATTTAAAGCCTATTCATACAAATAAGACATCATTTTTTCAATGGgatttacataaaacacataaatcaGCAGTTAGAAAAGTCATTTAAAAACTACCCTATTTAAATAGGTTAGCAATATTTTTGacggatttattttatttttttaaccgcTATCTAACCCTGACCTAATCTTATTTAATCCATTATAACTGACCCCCAACAAAGTAACGTATATACTGATATACTGTGCATTAAAAATGCGGATAAAAACTGAGCCCCTTAGGGTCAGGTAAAAATCTTAGTCTCAGGACCCAGTGAATGATGTCATTGGTCCACTAAGGACATATTTTGATGACCTATCTGGTAAGTCATTGGTGGCAAAagagttaaatattttcacttggCCCACATTATTTTGAAACAGCATATAGACTATACTTTACCAGCAGTGAGAAGTGAAACGGGGTTAACTACTGCCAGTCCAATGTTGTGGTCCTTGCAGAACTGCTTTAAGATAGCCGGGTTACTGATTAATACAGCTGTGTGAATTTAAAtggagaaattattattattaataataataataatattaataaccatAATCACATACGGTTAGTAATTTTGGAATGAGGCCTTGACATAGTAAAGAcacaaatctatatatatataagttcaaCCCATTGTTAATTCAAATGAAGGCAACAAAAACCCCTCACAATGAAGACAATTGTGCCCTTaataaagggggaaaaaattctACCTGGTCCCAAAAATCTGATTTATCTGATGAACAATCTATGATTAATCTTGCCcttattaaccttttaatcCCAATATATGACTTTCCAACCCAAATGTAAAGGCGTCAGTTGATAGCCTCTGTGGCTAGCAGGCTACAGCtgggccttttggctaagatcaagtgagtacctgtgagagagggaaagcttggtcctctggcttTAGGGCTGGGAATGCATGAAGCCCCGAGGGTGTTTTTAGGTCCCCAGTCCTTGGTCCAGGACTGGGCGCTGTGCACCGGGTGCGAGGTTAAGCGCACTGCACCCTTTCACGTGCCACATGCTGATAAGCACCTTTAGCACCTCAGACCTCTatatgcactttttatttttgtatgcactaGCCCCAGCCTTCTGGCTAGGTGTGCGGTGCATACGAGATCATTTTTATCACACCAGTCGGAAGGCTGGGGCTTCCATGGGGAGCACTTTTTGTAAATAGTTTTGGCACAgaattttttttgcactgtttttttgtatttgaaagTTTATTTCCAATCAGTTTAAGATGGACAAAGAAGACGTAcacccttaattttaagtggaagggttttccatcacatttacccaccataactttatTGGTATTCATCGTCTTTCTACTAGATATGGTGTAAGCTCACTGTCATCTCGGGGTCTCTGTCCTACCTGTAAGGACTGGGAGGACAGCAACCCAGGCCAGTTAAAGTGCTTCCTTCCCTTCCATATGTATTTATACCCTCCAGAAGGATTCCCACAATGATGTGTTTATACGTAGGGGAACTCTAGTTCAGTTTATACAGGGGCTTGGTGAGCCAGGTGGGGCTTTTTGATGGCTTGTCCCCCTCCAGGCCATGCCACCTACACGCAAGGTCAGAGAACTTTCCAAGGTCTAATAAATAACACAGCCGATATCTCCCACTCACCAATGCCTCTTCTTTAATCACTCAATGATATTCCTTCTCTCCTACCATATTTGACCGTACATTTACTATCCACCGAGAATCTCCCAGGGCCCTTATAATCCGTAATACATCTTCTTTACTGTATTTACTGACCTGAGTTACAGATCTTCCCAGTGTCTGGAGTTGCTGCGTTGCCTGGAGCCATGAATACCTGTTTCACGTGGCCAGACTGTGCCAGTTTCGTGGAGAAGACCTGCTCCCCAGGACCGCCGCCAATCACCAGCACTCTTTCAGCCATAGTTCtacaacagtaaaaaaaaagtaaacaagatACATTGTTACCCAAGGTGTATGGATCAAGAACTCTACCCATAATACACAACTGCCTACAATGAGGGCTAGTAGGGCATGATTCGCTGACTCTGGTTATATATTATGAAGTGAGATtatcctgcaagaagggctgagctagtCCTGCATTATATGTGAGAGGAGCATGGGGCAGTAAGAAGAGAATTGGGTGGGACAAGCAGGGGGTCCTGTGTTTAGGTTTGTAGCGGACCCCAAGATTTCTAATGGCAGCCCTGAACACCTGTGTAAGACAACTGTTCCTCCTCTATGGAGCTTACCCAACAATTCACTGGGGCAACTGGCTTGTTggaaaggtggcatcctatgacaatACCACATTATGATTGCCCCTTACTACTGATCAAGGACCCCAACCATCTGACCGTGACACCTGCTAATCTTCCATTTGTGTAGGAACGTGACAGGACACGACCTTCATTTAACTGACAGCATCTGGTAATTATTCATACAAATGAAAAGAGACAACAGTGACCTTTTACTGGGCGCAGTAATTAACATTTCCCGCAGCCATTTACATTGCACTCGGGTTATTTACCTCTGAGATGCACACTGTACGTTTGTAAACGGGAATCCATGTACGGTATATTATATGGATGATTGCCAGTCCGAAGGATTAATAACGACGAAGTACAGTATAAACATATGTGAGAGTAAACAGAAACCTAAAAttttgtggatatatatatatattgtaaatatcaGGTTACAGATCATTTTTAGTGGAAGAAGTATGAAAATGTGATCTGTAGTATAAAAATGATCTGTTTTATGGTAATTTGATTATAAAGCCACTTGCAagacattttaatttacaattCAATAGTAATGCAATTGTAAATGTCAGATAAATGCGTTATATTGAcagacaggcagacagacagacagatagatagatagatagatagatagatagatagagatatgcACATGGAAAAGCagcttatatattatatatttctttatattatattatattggacCTGTACCAGCTTTCCTTATTCATCCCAGTGAGCCGCCCAGTAGAAATACAGCCCTTtacttgtatattatattataatatataaataatccaaATGCACATAGATTTaggttaatataaaaaagaagtGAAATATAAGAGATGGACTGATGGAATTAATTTACTTACAAGAAATTCCTGTTCCTGTGTCCAGTAGATATATAAATGCACCACGGGCTGGAGATGCTGGCAGAACAATCCCGCAGGCGGCTTTGGTCTGGGGAACAACGATCCATTTAGGAAAGAGAGTCATTTGAGTTTCCAATTTCCATCCGTGATTAAAGGGTCATGTAATAGACACGGAAGGAGCACAAGGAATGTCACGataatcatttacaaaatgttttggtgTTATGATCAACAGATGTCCAGTTAAATGGCCAGTATAGTCACCCAAAATCATAATTGAATACCTCCCaaaagtcctgttttttttgcaggacagtCATGATTTTCAGATACTGTCCTGCTGTCTAGGGTAACTGCCCCACTGTGTTGTTTTTGCAGGCAGTGAGGATCATaggctggttagggagatcctctgatcacCACTGACTGGCACGGGGTCTGTAAAAGTAATGGAGCGCCGTGCaattgcagcacagacctctatTGAAGCTCCTACGTGGCCACTTCCGTGGCTCTTCGGGTAAGACGGTCGGTGGCCACCTCAAGGTCTGCCCAATTCTTTGGAATGGCCCTTACCCACTACCTTTGGTGACCCCACCATCTCTACGTTCTGGCACACCTCCCAGCACAGGAGTCCTGAGATGGACACCCgaaatcagggccggcccgacaatggagccgagtggggcaaccgctccaggcgacactttgccgccccaagcccttttttttttttgtaaagcgaaagagagagaaaggggcgccgagtggtttttgcttaccaagctgtcagtacccgctcggcgcccctctctcctctgcggcgagtctccctgttcggtctcggtgcctgcttgtaatgctgagtgccggaagattacctcatttccggcgctcagcattacaagccggcaccaagaccaaacagggagactcgccgcaggactgctgaaaggtaagtacaagggggagggggtagataatggggggggggcggcaaggacggagggagaggaagggtagataaaggggggggcggcattttaaaattctccccaggcggcattttgtcttgggccggccctgcctgaaATGTTGGCGGGTATGTAGTTGGCAGCCTACACGCTCAATGGATACAGTACAGTCCTGTAAAGTATACCAAAAACATCTACATAGACAGTCCACAAATTGAGCACAAAAAGGATCAAGTCATCACGAGAATGATATCCAAATTCTATGTTACTCCAGTCACTCCCTAAGGCAGCCACAAGGGAGACCTCTGATCTGCCCAGTTGGCCCATTTACAtcatggaggactgtgccgagCTGGAACATCTTCCACAGCATGCTTTGTcagaatgaaaattctggaaatACTAAGAGATCTCAATACGCACAGCtgggagagaagagggagaggagagatgTGATAGAAGGGAAGCTTATTTCAAAgcaggagaaatgttaaaacatctaaaacatctaaaactagagggtcagaggttgaGATGTAATAGAAGGAaaggttactttactgagagcgtagtagataaatggaacagctcaCCAGCAGAAGTTGTggaagttaatacagtgagggagtttaaacatgcattgggtaggcatatggctcctgaatctaagatgagaccaacgaatGATTAAGGTCTAGCTCTTTATAGAAGGAAAAAGTAGCAGACTAGACAGGCCGAATCAGTCTTATCTGGGggcttttttattatgtttcagGTAGGAGAGGATCCTCAGGGGAGAAATCTatatggattttgtttttaatcattaAAGCCTGGATTGTGTCTTCCAATCATACCCTGCGAATGAAAAATAGGCAGAATCATATCATTCATTATACTGAATattacttaaaattatttttatgtcatatttaaatttattaacCCCTCCATTCTAAACGTCAGCATCCCATTCGCCACATCAAAAGTTGCAGTATGACATCGGTGAGCATAAAGGCTGATAGCTTTGTTTACACGTTCCTTATAACGCAAAATATGTGGTTTTCACCAAGACAAAGacactaataaaataaaattctatatttcctTCAGGAGCCATAGTTTACTTCTCCAGGTGGCCTGTAGGGGCGCTGTGACCAGACGTCACTGAAACTACATTACCCATAACCCCTTGCTCCACAACAAACATGTCTGCTTCCGCTGGAGGTGAAGCACACAGCTGATCTGTGGAATGATTATGACACAAGGTAAGGGGTTGTGAGGCAGGACGGTGTGCCGTATGTGTCAAACGGTCTTAAGTATACACACTGattcaataaatacattattcaggACGTTTTAACTATTTGAGCGCCAGCACTGCTCCTCATGGACTGTGAGGTGGACTTTTGATACGTTGGTGATCCAGTATGTGTTCCATGCCCCCCAGCTGTCCTGCTTTAagtgggacagtcccgattttggcaCTGTATCCTGGGGTATCCAGGGGTACAGCTCGGCATTTCCGGAGTTTTTGCCATCCACCTTCTTTATGCCAGGCTCTGAGTGGCATATACAACCCAAGCTCCCCATTATCTGACATGATAGAAGGTATCGGATTAGTAGATTGTGCCACGCTGCTACTGCAGAGAACATTAATGGAGACATCTATGACCTTggagacacatatatattactgtTCCCACTGACCCAAATGGAAAGCCTTCTCCCCACGCGTGGTGCAGGTCAAGGAAGCACATTCAAATATGACTTCAACAATATTGAACATATTTTCAGACTCCACACCCTTATACGTTcttcaaatgtttatatatggttttttttttcaggattaCCAGTTATGAAGTTGCCCGGCATTTTGTTAACTCAGAATAGAAGATGGTCCATCTACCCACCTCTACTACTGTGTCGAATATCGTGTCATCACATTGTAGGCTACGTGTTTTATTCAACCTTTAGTCAAAGAAGGAACATTAAAGAATGTTACAGAATCCTGGATGTTCCTGAAGGATGTTCCTTGGAGGAGGTCAAAAATTCGTACTTAAAGCTGGCAAAGAAATATCACCCGGACAGTGGCTCCGTCACCGCCGATGCTGACAAGTTCATGCAGATTGACAAAGCATACAAAGCTTTGCTTTTACATCTGCCTAAGGAGGTGAAAAAGGAAGAAACTCGCAAGGAGGAAGATGATGGATCAGAGTATAAAACCCCACAGCACAGGCAGTATTTGAGTTATGAAGGTGTTGGCTATGGGACACCAAGCCAGAGGCAGAGACAGTACATGCAGTTCCGTGTAGACCGGGCCAGTGATCAAGTTCTGGAATTTCGAAAGAAAAATTTAGAGAGGGAGTATGCCGAAAACACGATGTTGGTAAAAGACATAAAGCAGAGTAAAAAAGCGAAATTAACCCAAGCCGTTGAACGTTTGGTAGAAGACCTCATCCAGGAGTCAATGGCGAAAGGTGAGTTTGACAACTTAAGCGGAAAAGGCAAACCTCTTGAGAAGTTCTCCTACTGTCCACATGTTGACCCCATGACCCATAACCTCAATAGAATATTGATCGACAACGGCTATCAACCGGAGTGGATAGTTCTGCAGAAAGAAATCCGGGAGACCATCGACAAGCTCAGGAGCGAGGCTTTGACTTCTCGGAAGAAGTTAGGAGACCCGTTGACTTACGCTACGAACAAGCGGTGGGATGAAATTTGTGAACGTTTGAGAGAAGATATCTCGAAGCTCAACAAGAAGATAAATGATTTTAACTTGGTTGTTCCTCTTTTGAGCAGACAAATGGTTCATTTTAATGCAGATAAAGAGATAGGAAGAATTGAACAAGCGCATTTGTCTTTGCAAGAAGAGGAACGAGAAGCAcaaaaagaaattcaagaatcGAAACACGTCGATGATAAACAGTTTAATTTGAAAGAAAGCCTTATCAATTGGATAAACTGTCTgaaaatgtcataaaatatatatcatggtAAACAAGTTGCTGTTGATGACCTCATTAGCATGTTTTTCTTCTATTAGAGACAAACTTGAAGGGGAGAGATCTACTAagtggtttatttactaaacctaGTGTTATATTTCAGCTTCCCGGTTTAACAATAGGCTATAAAGGGCCAACTCTGGTGAGCAGGGCTGGATTGCAAAACAACCCTGGAAATAACTGAACACCAGAACCGTATATAGCAGTGCCGTTAATCTGGACATTAAATGTACCTGTGGGTCCTAGcctcaatattttattattcaccaTATGCCCCACATCACCACCgttatcatcatcatctttaTCAGcttctaaaatataattttaattgatAACATCTACTGGCCACTCTTTGCCACGCTGATGTCCATTCAAGTACACATATCATACTCGGTagtaacacacacagtattttCAACCGAATGACATGTACCCAGATCGGCTCATCACGCAACCTCATACACAATTTTTATTCCTTAGCATGAATTCCGCGGAACATACGTGTAATACACATGGAGTGCTGTGACAGCGCAGAACACAAACGTTAAcagataccctcatacccggcAAACATTTTGACATGATAGGagaaaggggcatcaggggagaaaatGGATATCGGGGGGTTTGATGTCCCAAAGCAGCCCTGTCCGTCTTTTAGAGGACGCTTTGGAGGTATTTGGGAGCAGTCCGGGGAAAATTCACGAGTTTGAGTTCTGTGCTATTGGGACATGGGTTATTGTTCATCTTCACTGCCCCCTTGTAGTAACATCGCTCAGGAATCATCTGGTAAATAATTATGTAATGGTTGAAGTTTATGAGAATATGGTTGCCATATCagcattttttccaggacacatctGATTTATATGTGTTGCCGACCACCACCTGGTACCCTGCAGTATGTAGGGTGTAATTTCCTTGCAATAATCAGAGGGGTCCTGAGTAAAACAACAATAATTTCCGATTACCGGGACCAATTTGACATAATTGGGACAGTTGGCACCTATGGATACTACTCCAAATTGCCTAGATTACATGAGTACCAATTGCCAATTGGTGGAGAAGCTCAATGTATATAAACATGTATAACTGCAACATAAAAAGGACGCTCAATTTGTTTGAGTACGGATTAACAGTCACCCCTAACTAAATACATGTCTATGTCTTCCCTAAATAAAgttgtactaaaaaaaatacgttATATATCGTTTCCGATATTCATGCCATCCAAAACATGGCCGCGATGGGCCGGCTTATTGCAACTCGTTCAATCACCATGGAGGGTGGGTAGCCACGCCCCCCGGCTGACTGACGTAGCATCGCGTTAGTGGGATCCTGCCCCAGATCGGTGTCCTGTGCATGGAGCGGGCCTGACGGTACGTAGAGGGGAGACGAACCCTTCCGGGCGGGGAAAAGGTCAGTATGTGGCTGGTCTCTGGGCAAGGACATGGGGCAATAGGAATGTCAGCTTATAGCGCAGCCTCCAGTAAAAGCTCAGCACCTGAAGTTAAGTAGGCAGGAGGGGCTGCCCCTTTAAGGAACCGGTTACCGATTTTCAAGAAGCGCATTGGCCTCTCCCCATGAATTAAATCTCCTCATCGTACCGGCTCCGTATCGTtgtatcccccattcctctGCCTGCCCTTTATACCGGCCAACTTCTTGGAGTTTGAGAATGAGTTTGAGTGACTGTGCATTGATTAGgataatttttattacatttcctgTAACATCAACCGGCGGCTGTGAAATAAATAACTTGTCCCATCTTAGTAGACGAGGCCCTGGAAACCTGCCCCGCTGGGGTATCCAAGGACCAAGCGCCTCGGTCCTGCCGGTGTGATGGGCGGATTTATGAATGAAGAGCTTGGCGTGTTTAATGAGCTTGTAAAACATGTTAGTGAATGAGCGATATCTTCTGTAATTGTTTGgaggataataaaaaaattataggtTTCTGCGGTAGTAAACGTATTTAAAATCCAGGATCGGGGCGTATTACTCCCAGGCTGTAACATGCTTCGCGTGTTGTGTAAGCACATACGTGTTAAAGCTCTTATAAATGAGTTGGAACACGTATATATTTAAAGGACCCCTGACACATTTTATCGGAGCTCAGTGTATCTTTAAGACTGcttgttacttttttatttgctcGTCTCACTTTCTGTCTCATCCCTCCTCGGTCTcctagtagattgtaagctctttggttagagattgtaagctcattggtTAGTGTAGGTCTCCCAACTGATGGTCAAAGACATTTGGTTTAGGACTTTGGCTAGATGCGTGGCTATGATCTTACCGAAAATGTCTATAGTTTTCCAAACTTTTGTTTATAAATCCCATTCCCTGTtgtttctatgcacattattgttacttttagggctgtagaaccctgccataccctcatacccagcaaacattccgagctcctagaaaagagaggcatcggggaggaaaaagggaggaTTGGGTCCCATAGTGGgactttatattttaaacaggAATACTTGGCAGTATGGTTGAATTTGCCAGCTATTACCTCTTAAAATCAGTTAAAAGTGGTCCCATTGCCAACAAGGAACCATTCCTGCTTTATTCagggttgccatggtgataagattaCTTAAACATGTTCATCACCTATTCTATGTCTTCAGTGCAAACTAATGCAGACAAATGCTTCTCTCCTTGCGAGGTTCAGCTAAATAGAGGACGTGCTGCATGACTGCTTTAAGCTGCAATGCAGTGCTTCTGTACTCTCCATCGTCTGAACCCTGGGCAATGTATATCGGATACTTGTACTCATCCTGTGATTGTTTCCCAGAAGCTTTAAGCTTCCTCTGCTCACCGCAGATACTTTAGTCC
This sequence is a window from Spea bombifrons isolate aSpeBom1 chromosome 2, aSpeBom1.2.pri, whole genome shotgun sequence. Protein-coding genes within it:
- the DNAJC28 gene encoding dnaJ homolog subfamily C member 28, whose product is MIMTQGLPVMKLPGILLTQNRRWSIYPPLLLCRISCHHIVGYVFYSTFSQRRNIKECYRILDVPEGCSLEEVKNSYLKLAKKYHPDSGSVTADADKFMQIDKAYKALLLHLPKEVKKEETRKEEDDGSEYKTPQHRQYLSYEGVGYGTPSQRQRQYMQFRVDRASDQVLEFRKKNLEREYAENTMLVKDIKQSKKAKLTQAVERLVEDLIQESMAKGEFDNLSGKGKPLEKFSYCPHVDPMTHNLNRILIDNGYQPEWIVLQKEIRETIDKLRSEALTSRKKLGDPLTYATNKRWDEICERLREDISKLNKKINDFNLVVPLLSRQMVHFNADKEIGRIEQAHLSLQEEEREAQKEIQESKHVDDKQFNLKESLINWINCLKMS